In Deltaproteobacteria bacterium, one genomic interval encodes:
- a CDS encoding serine/threonine protein phosphatase yields the protein MTGRTFVVGDLHGCAEELKALLDGLALTSADTIIFLGDYVDRGPASLQVVERLLQLRVEGPSCTFLKGNHEDMFLAFMGLKGRYGQAFLANGGGPTLRSYALEGCSGAEVARRLPAEHLEFFRTLQSYTVRGNFLCVHAGINPLRRLEDQDEEDLLWIREEFIRNRHGLPYTVLFGHTPLRDVLVDLPYKVGLDTGLVYSNKLSCLELDSGELFQVRRGEKNLRRSALALDAISPRP from the coding sequence ATGACCGGGCGAACATTCGTCGTCGGAGATCTGCACGGGTGCGCGGAGGAGTTGAAGGCCTTGCTCGACGGGCTGGCGTTGACCAGCGCCGACACGATCATCTTTCTCGGTGATTACGTCGATCGTGGCCCGGCCTCGCTGCAGGTAGTTGAAAGGCTGCTCCAGCTCCGCGTCGAGGGGCCGAGTTGCACTTTCTTGAAGGGCAATCACGAAGACATGTTCCTGGCCTTCATGGGACTGAAGGGCCGCTACGGTCAGGCCTTCTTGGCCAACGGCGGCGGCCCCACACTGCGCAGCTACGCCCTGGAAGGTTGCAGCGGTGCCGAAGTCGCCCGCCGGCTGCCGGCAGAACACCTGGAGTTTTTTCGCACGCTGCAGAGCTACACCGTGCGGGGGAACTTCCTCTGCGTGCACGCCGGCATCAATCCGCTGCGGCGGCTTGAAGATCAGGACGAGGAGGACCTCCTCTGGATCCGCGAGGAGTTCATCCGTAACCGGCATGGGTTGCCGTATACGGTCCTGTTCGGCCACACTCCCCTGAGGGATGTGCTCGTGGACCTACCGTACAAAGTGGGCTTGGACACGGGCCTGGTGTACTCGAACAAGCTCAGCTGCCTCGAGCTCGACAGCGGCGAGTTGTTTCAGGTCCGCCGGGGTGAGAAGAACCTGCGGCGCTCTGCCCTCGCGCTCGACGCCATCAGCCCGCGCCCGTGA